The Haloferax sp. Atlit-12N region TGGAATATGACCCACCTGTTGAGTATCTCACAGAGTATGTTAGAAGCATGCGGTCCCAGATAGAAGACTCCGTGGTCTACAATCACCGAACAACAGTAAATAGAGAGTCAACATATCGCCGATTCAAGTATATTAGTCAAGGTGGGAATTGGGAGGATATCCCCGCAGAGTTGATGTCAAATTATAAGAATAGAAGTCAAACGCATGACCACATATATCGCAGATTGAAGCCAGACATGCCGGCATATACCGTTGCAAACTTTCGAAAGCAGATGATGGTTCATCCACTAAAGGAATCCCCCGGTGAAGAAAATACTGGTGACCAAGACCGGCTACTGTCTGTCCGTGAGGCTGCACGGCTTCAGTCTTTCCCAGACCATTACCGATTCGTCGGTGAATCGTTCAATGCCCGTCAACAAATGGTTGGCAACGCGGTTCCAGTCAGGTTAGCAAAAGCTGTTGGTGGAGCTATGGTTGATGTTTTAAATGACAGCTCTAGCTCTTCACCCATCTCTTCAGGTGCAATGTCGGGCGAGGCCCAAGACGACTAGTTCTTCAGAAACCGAATAGACCCGGTGGGAATCGACGGAATAAGACTCAAATAATAGAGTCCGGCCAATCCGGACACCACCCAATCATCCCTTTCTAACTAACCACCCTCGGCTAACTTGCCGTGGCCACGAACAGCGAGACACCACAAAAACAGTTACTCGTCGTCGACGGACTTCAACGTCGATGCGTCCAGTTCTTCGTCCAAGTACGCGAGTCCGTCGTCCGAGATCGCGTAGAGGCCGCGCGAAAGCCGCGTGGCCAGTCCATACTTAGTCAGCAGCGGAAGACGGTCTTGCGCATGACCCATCGAGGGGCCGCCAAAGTCTTCGACAGCACGAGGAGTGAGATTACCGTACTCTCGAAGCAACTCAAGAATCCGGTCATCAGAGGGCGTCATCCACTCCGCGCTCTGTCGCATATCGTTTCACCATCCGTCTGAGTTCAAATCACCACGCTTCTGCCGAAACCTCGTTCTTCATCCTCACCAACTGCTCTCGTGTCTCACCACTTGTCGACCCGATTAGTTCCCGATCGGGCCACGTGTGAATAGTCGGCCCACCGAGTTCCGCAGCTACATCGCGAACCATCTGAATCTGTTCAAGCGCGTACTCAACCCAGGTCTCTCGGTCGAGTAGTTCCTCAAACGCTGACGCTGCTGCTTCGAAGCCGGCGCCACGCAATGCGTCGACGCACAGCTCGAAGTTCATCCCTCGGGGATTGATGGGTTCGTGGAAGACGACCTCGGGATCAATGGCACGGAACCAATTGAGCGCTTCGCGGATGTCGTCGCGGTCCATCGTCGGATACGTGGGAGAGAACGAAGCGGTACTATGAGATCTCATGAATAGTGGCACCTGTGTTTCGCTCAGGCAGAAGGTGTTTTGAGGAGGGATTAGTCAGGCTACATGTCTTTTTCACTTTCACCCAAGATGGGGAACTAATATACGGACGGGAGTCACATATCCAAGAAGTAGACGATAGTCAGAGGTACTCCAATGCATATTCCCGAAGGTGAATACAATCTCAAGGATTTCTGCCGAGTCATTATAGACTCGCCTGAGTCTGTTCTATCGGGGTACCACGGACAGCGAGTGAAGTCTTTCCTCTACCTCTCAGATGACGGCTGGAGGGAGTATCTCGACGAACATTACGAAACCGAAGATCTCGGTGAGATAACGAAATTTGTCGGAGAGTACCGGAATCGAAAGGGCGCTGAACAGCCAGCGAAGTTCTACGTCGGAGAGTACAAAGACGATCTCCAGATGGTAGTTACGGCTGAGACAGAGGAGGCAATTCGACAAGCGCTGCGCCCCGTTTCAGAACATAGCGATTGCCTCTCACCGATGCCGATTATGACTGAGGACTTCCAGACAATGAACGAGATCGTCCTCAGTAGTTACGAGGACATGCGCATTTCTGAGTTTAAATCAAAGCGTGTCCCTAGTCTTGCAGATGCTCGCACCCGCCCAGATGTCGACCGTGAAATCGAGTACAAGGGAATCGATGGTCGTGACCGACTCGATGAGTTTCGCAACGAGTACGGCGTCGTCCCTACTCGAATCCAGTATGAACACGAAAACGTCTCCATCAGAATCGACACGTCCGGCAAGTTCACTCTAGAGACGGTCAATCAGGAGAGCTTCAATATCTTGTTCGAACTCCTGAATGAAGTCGTGGTCAATGTTCTTGAGTTACTTGACGTAGCAAACCAGATCAAGTTTGAGAAGCGGGAGGTGGAGCCGGGAAACTTGAAACTCCAAGTCGCGGAGGTGAGTTCTGGTGAGATAGATTTTGATCAGCCAGTTACGTTGATGCAAGCCGAGAGTTTTATCAGAGGCACGAAGAACAGCCAAGACCTGAATTTCAGCTTTACAGACGTTACGAAGCAAGCGGGCTCTCTCGACTTCTCTGCGCAAGTAACGGACGAGAATAGAGGTTCCCTGTTCAACGTGAGTGCCACTGAGAACTCAATGCGGATCATCCCGAAGCACAACTGTTCGTTCCCATCGCTGATTGAGTTCTACCTCGCCGTGATTCAGATGTTAGATGGTGGGGCGAGAATGAAGCTCTACGAATCTCAGACTGCTGCATAACATGACGAACGTTGACCCTCCAGACTCGGTGCCCGAGGGTCAAAAAACAGAATATCGTGGACGCTACGGGAAGTGTATCCATCAGAAGCTCCGCCGGTTTCAAGAACAGTCCAAGCGCGAGAGCTTCCGCGAAGAAATCGACATTCAACGTCAACACCGCAAGCTGATCAGTTACTCAATTTTTCCGTTCGTACAGAGTGCACCAGCGGGATATAAGTTCATTACCGCCGAACCGCTCGAGGATTTGGGAGTTCCCAACTTCGATTTCCTGTTGTGGAACCTCGATGGAAGTGTGATTTTCGGAGAGGCGAAGTCATCTATCCCCTCAAGCGCCAGTAAAATCGTTGAACAACTTCAGACGCGGAAAGAAGTAGCTAAAGAGTACAAAGAGCACATCGAAGAAGAGATTCTGGGAAGCGAAATCAACCACATGGAGTTCGTGGTTGCAACGTACGTCAACCACGGCGATAAGATTGCAAAAGAGATCATCGAACAAGGAGCAGAGTTTATCACATGGGTGGTAGACGCCCACCACGATACGTTGTGGATTCGGCATGCAAGGCCAACCGTATTCCCGGATAATTTAGAGGCGGATGAGCCAAATGCGATGCTCCAAGAACTTGAGCGACGTCACACACACGACGTGTCGTCGTTGAACGGTGAACTAGACCGAGTAACCACAGCGTTTGGTCAAGCAGACGTTCTCCCGACATCGATTATTGTCGACCAACTGCGTGTCGTGGTGCAAGCTCGCCGTGTTGAGGGGCGACACCCATGTGTTGACCGCGCAGATATCAGAAAATACGTCGCAAATAGCTCATTGAACTTCAGCGAAGGTCGTATCGATGAGATTGTTGATGACCTCATCGAGTCTGGTATACACATCAATTTCTTATCTGAGTGGGAAGACGAACGCGCCGACCTCAAAATCGTCTCGAACTACACGGCTAAAGATGACCTCGAGCAGGTCCTCGAAGATAAATGGGTAAACTGGCGAATAGAGGGCATGAAAGACGAACTGCGTAAGGAATGTGAGCAGCTGGTTGCTAGCGAGATCGGCAAGCAGAGTCGGCTTGACGAGTATGGGACAGGTATTTCCAGTAAGTTTACGGAGACACAAGAACGCTAGGCTAGTGTTCGTTTGTTTGTATATTCATCAGATATTCGTTGTGCAGGCAGACAATATCGATTGATACACCGATACACTTCAGGCATCAAGTAAAAACCAGACCAGGTATACATCAATCAGTAGCTATTCTAAACCATATCTCTGTTCACGCCGTTGGAATGCCTCCGTACCGCCTTCGAGAATTGTTGTGACTTTTTCTCTGATTTCTGAATTTTCAAGGCCTCCAGATTCAAAATTAATTGTATTATCATCATAGTCTGCGACAACAACCTGCTCAGCATCCGTATTAACAACTAGATTTGCATTGTGGGTCGCAATTATTACTTGTCTCTTTAGCTTTGCGTCTCTAAAAGCACCAACTAATGTTTCATAAATAAACTGATTGTCGAGATTTTCTTCTGGTTGGTCGATTATTAGTGGTGTTTCTTCTTCTGCAAGTAGTATCTTTAGAAGAACAGTTCCTTTTTGTCCTAGGGATAGACTCTGCATCGGAGAACTTCTGAAATATATCTCTTCAACTAAGTCCAGGTGTGTGTCATAGACTGCACTTTCAAAATCAATGTCCTGTACTCTACTCAATTTATCTTTCTGCAACTCTTCAACTGAATTTAAAAACTTTTCAACATCTTCTGCCTGTTGTTGTGGTACTTCTCTCTCTAGAGCATTCTGGAGGTGTTCAATGGCGGCATCAATATCTGAATCATTTATGCTACGGCCATCAAGAAGTCGGCTCAATTGTTGTTTGAGGTCGTCACTAATGTTGACCGAGGGTTCGAATGATATCTCTTCAAGAATACTCGTTTGCGTCGAGGAAAATTGATCAATTACCGTTTGATACTGATTCCTAATCTCAATATATTTCTGTAGGTATTCTATGAATGAGGTACGGCGGTACTTTCGAAATTCCTCCAACCTGTCGAGTCTATCGTTTACCGCAGAGAGTTCTGACTCTAATTCTGAAATTTCGTTATTAATATTTTCTAATTCATCCAACAATTTGGAGTAGTCTTGTTCAAGGTCAGTTAGTTCAGTGATTCTCTTCTCTACTTTGGCCTTTTCATCTTTTTTACTCGATAAATTCTCATCTAACTCTTCAGATATGGTATCAAGTGTTTGGGGAATATTTCCGATTGGTATTCTTTCAATAGATCGTCCAATGCCGAAATCAGATAACTGTGACTCGATGTCTTCAAGTCTCGAATTTAGTTTTTGAACCCGAGACAACTCCTCAGCAGAACCCTGAACGTCTGAGATTGTGTTTGTTATTTGTTCAATCCCGCTCTCTAGTTCCTTTTTTTGCTCCTTTAGCCTCGTTGCGGAGTTATTTTTAAGTTCATCCGAGTGGCGTTGTTCGAATGAATTAATCTCCGCTTTTTTAGACTTCAGCCGACCCTCCGCCCTAGATATCTCTTTCTGTAACTCTTCTTTATTCCCAGTTATCTTGTCTGGGTCTAGTTCATATATCTTAGAAGTTTTTGATCTAAATTCGTCCGCATGTTCTTCGGCCTCTTTATGTAACTGATCAAACCGGTTTATCATCTCAGGATTACTTTGGTTGACATTCCGCTTGATCACTTGTAGAATATGCTTATGCAATCGTTCCTCATTCCGACAATATTCTTCAATTTGCCCCTGTGGTAGATACACAAATTCTGCAGATTCAAAGAATCTCTCTTCAGTAAGCTCTTTTGAAAAGTCCTCTACATCATTCCCATTAAATTCTATTTTTGTTTGGATACTCGGTCTTTTTGACTGTATTCTCTGAACAAAAGAGTTCTGATCATCTGGTTCATCGTAATCCTCAATCGGCCGGGCACAACGATCTTCAAAACAATTCGAGATCAGGTCCAGTAGGGCAGTTTTGCCGGCACCCTTGCCGCCGATGACAGTCACTAGGTTATTATTTAGAGGAATATCATTATCTGCAATTTCGAGATTGTCAGAAATATTCCCGTTGGAGATACTAACACCGCTCAGCGAATGGATAGGTGTAAAGCCATCAGGTTTGTCAGATTGAATCTTGACGCGCCTTTCAGGCTCGTACATAGTCTGTTTTAAGCCTTCGAAGGTTGGGTCTGCTTTTATCCAACAGTACTTATCATCATCCGGTCTACAAAGTCGTTCATACCGGTGAGCATCTGAGCCATGAAGACAGGGTTTAACATCACCAAATGCTCTGTTGAATGCTTCTTTACTTTCATCAGCCTTTCCTAAAGCCCAGTCAATTTGATTGCTGTTAGCAGAAAAGAGGGCATCGGTCTTTCTAAAGAGACGTTCCTTGGCACCATGTCCCTGAGATGTCCACTCGATGTCTCCCCAAACACCTGTTGCCAGTATGAGCATGAACTCCCCTTTGAACTCCGGTTTATCTAATGCATCAGTTATTTCATTAAAATTGACTGTTGCAATTTTGCAACCAGCTTCATAATTAGAAAGGTGGTTCTCTTCTTGATTTGAATCTATGTAATCCTTTCCTGCATACTGGAGGTTTTCTCTAGATAGAGAGTATTGAGTCCCTCTCGCATCGAACTTTATCCCATTCAAGAACTTCCGTTCAATCTCGTCTGGATGAATATCTTGACTAAAGATAACATGCAGATTGACCCGCTTTGTGTCTCCACTATCTTTTCGACTCGTAACGATATCTGATAGTCGAAATTCGATATTTGGAAGAACCGTGTCGAAGTTTTTGACCCTGCCTTGTTCTCGCTCCTTTAAGATTCGTTTGTACCCATCAATGCTGAAATAATCGGTGATACCTAGAACTGAAATGTCAGAAACATTCTCAAGTTCAGATAAGTATTTGTTCCACTGATCAGAATCATACTTTTGAACCTCCTCATCGCCATTGAACTGATACTGGTGTTCAAATGAAGCAGGAGTATGAACATGAAGGTCCCACTTTCTCCATTCAGATCCACGACGGGAATTCATATCAAAATTACATGTCAAAATGATATATA contains the following coding sequences:
- a CDS encoding PhiH1 repressor: MRQSAEWMTPSDDRILELLREYGNLTPRAVEDFGGPSMGHAQDRLPLLTKYGLATRLSRGLYAISDDGLAYLDEELDASTLKSVDDE
- a CDS encoding TrlF family AAA-like ATPase — its product is MNSRRGSEWRKWDLHVHTPASFEHQYQFNGDEEVQKYDSDQWNKYLSELENVSDISVLGITDYFSIDGYKRILKEREQGRVKNFDTVLPNIEFRLSDIVTSRKDSGDTKRVNLHVIFSQDIHPDEIERKFLNGIKFDARGTQYSLSRENLQYAGKDYIDSNQEENHLSNYEAGCKIATVNFNEITDALDKPEFKGEFMLILATGVWGDIEWTSQGHGAKERLFRKTDALFSANSNQIDWALGKADESKEAFNRAFGDVKPCLHGSDAHRYERLCRPDDDKYCWIKADPTFEGLKQTMYEPERRVKIQSDKPDGFTPIHSLSGVSISNGNISDNLEIADNDIPLNNNLVTVIGGKGAGKTALLDLISNCFEDRCARPIEDYDEPDDQNSFVQRIQSKRPSIQTKIEFNGNDVEDFSKELTEERFFESAEFVYLPQGQIEEYCRNEERLHKHILQVIKRNVNQSNPEMINRFDQLHKEAEEHADEFRSKTSKIYELDPDKITGNKEELQKEISRAEGRLKSKKAEINSFEQRHSDELKNNSATRLKEQKKELESGIEQITNTISDVQGSAEELSRVQKLNSRLEDIESQLSDFGIGRSIERIPIGNIPQTLDTISEELDENLSSKKDEKAKVEKRITELTDLEQDYSKLLDELENINNEISELESELSAVNDRLDRLEEFRKYRRTSFIEYLQKYIEIRNQYQTVIDQFSSTQTSILEEISFEPSVNISDDLKQQLSRLLDGRSINDSDIDAAIEHLQNALEREVPQQQAEDVEKFLNSVEELQKDKLSRVQDIDFESAVYDTHLDLVEEIYFRSSPMQSLSLGQKGTVLLKILLAEEETPLIIDQPEENLDNQFIYETLVGAFRDAKLKRQVIIATHNANLVVNTDAEQVVVADYDDNTINFESGGLENSEIREKVTTILEGGTEAFQRREQRYGLE